A single genomic interval of uncultured Desulfobulbus sp. harbors:
- the rph gene encoding ribonuclease PH: MLPRQRPADCLRPVSLEYGVQSHADGSVLIKMGNTHVLCGVTVETKVPPFLKDKGQGWITAEYGMLPCATHSRGRREAVSGQSGRTLEIQRLIGRSLRMMVDLRALGEHTLRVDCDVLNADGGTRCASITGGALALRLALQRMVEGGQMAALPPLLPVAAVSVGVVCGQPVLDLDYSEDSAADVDANFVMCGDGRWIEVQTTAEGVPFKPELFLEMATLATSGINRLFTLWQGKTILA, encoded by the coding sequence ATGCTTCCACGTCAACGCCCGGCCGATTGTCTGCGCCCGGTCAGTCTGGAATACGGGGTGCAGTCGCACGCCGACGGTTCCGTTCTCATCAAGATGGGCAACACCCATGTGCTGTGCGGGGTGACGGTGGAGACAAAGGTGCCGCCGTTTCTCAAGGACAAGGGACAGGGCTGGATCACCGCCGAGTACGGCATGCTGCCCTGCGCCACCCATAGCCGAGGACGACGTGAGGCGGTTTCCGGGCAGTCCGGGCGGACCCTGGAGATTCAGCGGTTGATCGGCCGCTCCCTGCGGATGATGGTCGATCTGCGGGCCCTGGGCGAACATACCCTGCGGGTGGATTGCGACGTTCTCAACGCCGACGGCGGTACCCGCTGCGCCTCGATTACCGGGGGGGCGCTGGCCCTGCGGTTGGCCCTGCAACGGATGGTGGAGGGTGGCCAGATGGCGGCCTTGCCGCCCCTGTTGCCGGTGGCCGCGGTGAGCGTGGGCGTGGTTTGCGGTCAGCCGGTCCTGGATCTTGACTATAGCGAGGATTCCGCGGCCGATGTGGATGCCAACTTTGTGATGTGCGGCGATGGCCGCTGGATCGAGGTTCAGACCACCGCCGAGGGGGTGCCGTTCAAACCTGAGTTGTTCCTGGAGATGGCGACACTTGCCACTTCGGGCATCAATCGCCTGTTTACCCTCTGGCAAGGAAAGACGATTCTTGCATAA
- the rlmKL gene encoding bifunctional 23S rRNA (guanine(2069)-N(7))-methyltransferase RlmK/23S rRNA (guanine(2445)-N(2))-methyltransferase RlmL, with protein sequence MSMHRLRPTARKKKKQPLQFTATCGSGLEELVGEEIAAFGGATIESRPGAVSWTGSLESGYRACLWSRFASRILLELARFDAPNTDALYTHASNILWDDHFTIKSTFAVHTTLVNAAISHSQYASLRIKDAIVDQFRKRFGKRPDVNPLNPDIRLNLHIQGTGASLSLDLSGDSLHRRGYRTGSGEAPLKETLAAAIVRLSGWLERVEQEPILLDPMCGGATLLIEAALMYSDSAPGLLRKTFGFMGWNKHDPQLWERLVEEALDREGQGLPETWPQFIGFDADPKVVAAARKNVIAAGLRDVIVVKQRQLARLQCPGPQGCILTNPPYGERLSEKEAVKYLYRCLGRTFQSNFAGWNLGFFTANPDIAEMVGVQWQERYRLFNGPIKCQLMVGSESRLKDREPTTWTTTPLPAGTPGEDLANRLIKNFHYFFPWTQTEGITCFRLYDSDIPEFNLAIDFYEEWIHVQEYAPPASVDGAKAEERFNLALQVIRTVFDVPRSRIFIKTRQKQKGAKQYQKKSSSMGNLFEVHEGGGRFLVNFTDYLDTGLFLDHRTTRARLRELTQGKTFLNLFAYTGSATVYAAMGGATSTTTVDVSETYLERAQANLALNGFGGPLHQVVAADCLDWLKQSNDRFGVIFLDPPTFSNSRHRKQTFDIQQDHVQLIRQTMIHLAKAGVLIFSTNFRKFKLDPTLEEQFDVREISEETVPFDFKRNQRIHRCWELRHPFNPADGGTEVF encoded by the coding sequence ATGAGTATGCATCGTCTTCGCCCGACTGCCCGTAAGAAAAAAAAGCAACCCCTGCAATTCACCGCCACCTGTGGTTCCGGCCTGGAAGAACTGGTCGGTGAAGAAATCGCTGCCTTTGGCGGAGCGACCATTGAATCACGTCCCGGTGCGGTCAGTTGGACCGGCAGCCTGGAAAGCGGCTATCGCGCCTGCCTCTGGTCGCGCTTTGCCTCGCGTATTCTGCTGGAACTGGCACGATTCGATGCCCCGAATACCGATGCGCTCTACACCCATGCCAGCAACATCCTCTGGGACGACCATTTCACGATCAAGTCGACCTTTGCGGTGCACACTACCCTGGTGAACGCGGCCATCAGCCACAGCCAGTATGCCTCCTTACGGATCAAGGATGCCATTGTCGACCAGTTCCGCAAACGCTTTGGCAAGCGGCCCGATGTCAATCCCCTCAATCCCGACATACGCCTCAACCTGCATATCCAGGGAACCGGCGCTTCACTCTCCCTGGACCTCTCCGGCGACAGCCTCCATCGCCGCGGCTATCGCACCGGAAGCGGCGAAGCGCCGCTCAAGGAAACGCTGGCCGCAGCCATTGTCCGTCTCTCGGGTTGGCTCGAACGGGTGGAGCAGGAACCGATCCTCCTTGATCCCATGTGCGGCGGCGCCACCCTGCTGATCGAGGCGGCCCTGATGTACAGCGACAGCGCACCCGGTCTGCTGCGCAAGACCTTTGGCTTCATGGGCTGGAACAAGCACGATCCGCAACTCTGGGAACGGCTGGTCGAAGAGGCCCTTGACCGCGAAGGTCAGGGCCTGCCGGAAACCTGGCCGCAATTCATTGGCTTTGACGCCGATCCCAAGGTGGTGGCTGCGGCCCGGAAAAACGTGATCGCTGCCGGCCTGCGCGATGTGATCGTGGTGAAGCAGCGGCAACTGGCCCGGCTGCAGTGCCCCGGCCCCCAGGGCTGTATCCTCACCAACCCGCCCTACGGCGAGCGGCTTTCGGAAAAAGAGGCGGTCAAGTACCTCTACCGCTGTCTTGGACGAACCTTTCAAAGCAACTTCGCCGGCTGGAATCTCGGTTTTTTCACCGCCAATCCGGATATCGCGGAAATGGTTGGGGTGCAGTGGCAGGAGCGGTACCGCCTGTTCAACGGGCCGATCAAATGTCAGTTGATGGTCGGCAGCGAGAGCCGTCTCAAAGACCGCGAACCCACCACCTGGACCACCACCCCGCTGCCAGCCGGTACGCCGGGTGAAGATCTGGCCAACCGGCTGATCAAAAATTTTCACTATTTCTTCCCCTGGACCCAGACTGAGGGTATCACCTGCTTTCGCCTCTACGACAGCGACATCCCCGAATTCAATCTGGCCATTGATTTCTATGAGGAATGGATTCACGTGCAGGAGTACGCCCCGCCAGCCTCCGTGGATGGTGCCAAGGCCGAGGAACGGTTCAATCTGGCGCTGCAGGTGATCCGCACCGTGTTTGACGTGCCGCGCAGCCGCATTTTCATCAAGACCCGGCAAAAACAAAAAGGGGCCAAGCAGTATCAGAAAAAATCATCCAGCATGGGCAACCTTTTTGAGGTGCATGAGGGCGGCGGCCGTTTCCTGGTCAACTTCACCGATTATCTCGACACCGGCCTCTTTCTCGATCATCGCACCACCCGCGCCCGGTTGCGGGAACTGACCCAGGGCAAGACCTTTCTCAATCTCTTTGCCTATACCGGCTCAGCCACCGTGTATGCCGCCATGGGCGGGGCCACCTCAACCACCACGGTGGATGTCTCCGAGACCTACCTGGAGCGGGCGCAGGCCAACCTCGCCCTCAATGGATTCGGCGGGCCGCTGCATCAGGTGGTGGCGGCAGACTGCCTGGACTGGCTCAAGCAGTCCAATGACCGCTTCGGGGTGATCTTTCTCGACCCGCCGACCTTCTCCAACTCGCGCCATCGCAAACAGACCTTCGATATTCAGCAGGATCATGTACAGCTCATTCGCCAGACCATGATCCACCTGGCCAAGGCAGGGGTGCTGATCTTTTCGACCAACTTTCGCAAATTCAAGCTCGACCCCACCCTGGAGGAGCAGTTTGATGTGCGCGAGATCAGCGAGGAGACCGTCCCCTTTGACTTCAAACGCAACCAGCGCATCCACCGCTGTTGGGAATTACGTCATCCCTTTAACCCCGCTGATGGCGGGACAGAGGTTTTTTGA
- a CDS encoding response regulator: MSQEPTAASCLSSEDGHAFTNIFSIIIANAEMIAEDGPEGEQVHRRLQRMVAACRRGEELVEKIRGRKATLPNNLLRALPKQEQQEPTGPLQGRILIVDDEPDVLEILRRYLSKHGLDVEVLTDSVTAMEHLLAKSDAYDLVLTDFDMPRCNGVELCQRLHQLRPELPVVLMTGYGNGITTQEIRHCPVKALLCKPIDRRLLLTTIGRLLFP, translated from the coding sequence ATGAGCCAAGAGCCGACCGCCGCAAGTTGTCTGAGTAGCGAGGATGGACATGCCTTTACAAATATTTTCAGCATTATCATTGCCAACGCGGAGATGATTGCCGAGGACGGGCCTGAAGGAGAGCAGGTGCACCGCCGTCTGCAACGGATGGTGGCGGCCTGCCGCCGTGGCGAGGAACTGGTGGAAAAAATCCGCGGCCGGAAAGCGACCCTGCCGAACAACCTTTTGCGCGCACTTCCGAAGCAAGAGCAGCAGGAACCAACAGGTCCGCTGCAGGGGCGGATTCTCATTGTGGACGATGAGCCGGATGTGCTGGAGATTCTCCGCCGCTATCTGAGCAAACATGGACTGGATGTGGAGGTGCTGACCGACAGTGTTACGGCCATGGAACATCTCCTGGCGAAAAGCGATGCCTATGATCTGGTGCTGACCGATTTTGATATGCCACGCTGCAATGGGGTGGAACTGTGCCAGCGGCTGCACCAGCTGCGGCCGGAACTGCCTGTGGTCCTCATGACCGGGTATGGAAACGGCATAACTACACAGGAGATCCGCCATTGCCCTGTCAAGGCACTGCTCTGCAAACCCATCGACCGCAGATTGCTGCTTACGACCATCGGTCGTCTTTTGTTTCCTTGA
- a CDS encoding IS66 family transposase — MTIDNINVEETIQRVTSLIAAEQDLSPALKSSLEVLLLLVSLLLNRLGLNSKNSSKPPSTDPFRTKKPRSASGRKPGGQPGHAGTTLRPVSDPDIIKEIVIDRSLLPPGRYRSSGHEARQVIDLDITTLVTEWRAEIVVDEQGRRHVAPFPEGITRPVQYGIGVKVNAVYMSQFQMVPYNRIEDHFLEQMGIPVSSGSIVNFNRDAFDRLAFFEQWVQKALQQEDLLHVDETGINIGGKRCWLHNVSSLGLSHFAPHAKRGGEAIESIGILPGFHGILCHDHWKPYFHYGRVHALCNAHHLRELERAWEQDGQQWAQQLSLLLKEANEMVHGAGGCLDSATAEQYRVRYRELLQQAELECPAPAPKLNNGKRGRIAKSKSRNLLERLQSFENDVLRFLDDPLVPFTNNQAENDLRMIKVQQKVSGCFRSMEGAETFCRIRSYITTCRKQGITASKALRLLFQGRWPDFMSTLVVSVCAE, encoded by the coding sequence GTGACAATCGATAACATCAATGTAGAAGAGACAATCCAGCGGGTTACCAGCTTGATAGCCGCTGAGCAGGATCTTTCACCGGCGCTGAAAAGCAGCCTGGAAGTTCTGTTGCTCTTGGTTTCATTGTTGTTGAATCGCCTTGGTCTCAATAGCAAAAACAGTAGCAAGCCGCCGTCGACCGATCCTTTCCGCACTAAAAAACCTCGTTCTGCGAGTGGTCGCAAACCCGGCGGTCAGCCTGGTCATGCTGGAACGACACTGAGACCTGTCAGTGATCCCGATATCATCAAGGAGATTGTTATCGATCGCAGCCTGCTTCCCCCTGGGCGCTATCGCAGCAGCGGCCACGAGGCACGCCAGGTCATTGACCTGGACATCACCACCCTGGTGACCGAATGGCGTGCCGAGATCGTGGTGGATGAACAGGGCAGACGTCATGTCGCACCGTTTCCGGAAGGGATCACCAGGCCGGTACAGTATGGCATCGGCGTGAAGGTCAATGCTGTGTATATGTCGCAGTTCCAGATGGTGCCATATAATCGGATCGAGGACCACTTCCTGGAGCAGATGGGTATTCCGGTCAGTAGCGGTTCCATTGTCAATTTCAACCGTGACGCCTTTGATCGTCTGGCCTTCTTCGAGCAGTGGGTGCAAAAGGCGTTGCAACAAGAGGACTTGCTTCATGTCGACGAGACAGGGATCAACATCGGTGGCAAACGATGCTGGCTGCATAATGTTTCCAGTCTTGGGTTAAGCCATTTCGCTCCCCATGCAAAACGGGGCGGTGAGGCAATAGAGTCCATCGGTATCCTCCCAGGTTTCCACGGGATACTCTGCCACGATCATTGGAAACCCTATTTCCATTACGGCCGGGTTCATGCCTTGTGCAATGCGCACCATTTGCGTGAACTGGAACGGGCCTGGGAGCAAGATGGTCAACAATGGGCCCAGCAGCTCAGCCTGCTGCTCAAGGAGGCCAATGAGATGGTCCATGGCGCTGGCGGATGTCTCGATTCCGCCACGGCAGAGCAGTACAGGGTGCGATATCGAGAACTCTTGCAACAAGCCGAACTGGAATGCCCGGCACCGGCCCCTAAGCTCAACAACGGAAAACGGGGACGAATAGCCAAATCGAAATCCAGAAACCTGCTGGAGCGATTACAGAGCTTTGAAAACGACGTTCTTCGGTTCTTGGACGATCCGCTGGTGCCTTTCACCAATAACCAGGCAGAAAATGACCTGCGGATGATCAAGGTGCAGCAGAAGGTGTCAGGGTGCTTCCGTTCAATGGAAGGTGCAGAGACTTTCTGCCGTATCCGTAGCTACATCACGACCTGTAGAAAACAAGGCATTACTGCGTCCAAAGCACTGCGCTTACTCTTCCAGGGCAGATGGCCCGATTTTATGAGTACGCTTGTGGTTTCGGTTTGCGCTGAATAG
- a CDS encoding sigma-54 dependent transcriptional regulator, protein MAKILIIDDDALLVETVADKLESLHHQSQAVHSLAQGVRTAVNGDFDIILLDVYLPDGNGLKSIDQLRAVPSEPQVIIITAQGDPDGAEMAIRHGAWCYLEKNSIIKELALPLARALQYRQAVRGQKAVVEAMERDQLVGESPRFIRCLEILANAAAADASVVISGESGTGKEAFARAIHANSRRKKGNFVVVDCTALPEQLVESVLFGHVKGAFTGADRANRGLIRHADKGTLFLDEIGELPLATQKSFLRVLQERAFCPVGSQEECCSDFRLICATNRDLAAMTRDGLFREDLLYRLRGLSLHLPPLRERDGDIPLLAEHFLNCSVQRYGQEPKECLPEVMELLCSYHWPGNVRELSQAIESAFAQAVYSPVLFTQHLPVHIRTAHARANVQRQAPVASPPFAERTFLPAWRDAKDAFERDYTQRLLRHSEGNVMEAGRLSGLSRTRLYQLIKKYADA, encoded by the coding sequence ATGGCGAAGATTCTCATCATCGATGATGACGCCCTGTTGGTAGAAACAGTGGCCGACAAACTCGAAAGCCTGCATCATCAATCGCAGGCGGTCCATTCCCTGGCTCAAGGGGTGCGGACTGCGGTGAACGGTGATTTTGACATTATTCTCCTTGATGTCTACCTGCCCGATGGCAACGGCTTGAAAAGTATCGATCAGCTTCGTGCAGTCCCTTCTGAGCCCCAGGTGATCATCATCACCGCTCAGGGCGATCCGGATGGCGCGGAAATGGCCATCCGTCATGGTGCCTGGTGCTATCTGGAGAAGAATTCCATCATCAAGGAACTTGCGCTCCCCCTGGCCAGGGCGCTGCAGTACCGTCAGGCGGTGCGTGGCCAGAAAGCGGTGGTCGAGGCGATGGAGCGTGACCAGCTGGTGGGGGAAAGTCCCCGTTTCATCCGATGTCTGGAGATCCTCGCCAATGCCGCTGCCGCCGATGCCAGCGTAGTCATTTCCGGTGAGTCCGGAACGGGCAAGGAGGCCTTCGCTCGCGCGATCCATGCCAACAGCAGGCGGAAAAAGGGGAACTTCGTGGTGGTCGACTGTACGGCCTTGCCCGAGCAGCTGGTCGAATCGGTACTCTTTGGCCACGTCAAAGGCGCCTTTACCGGCGCGGACCGGGCCAATCGCGGTCTTATTCGTCACGCCGACAAGGGCACGCTGTTTCTCGACGAAATCGGCGAGTTACCTCTGGCCACCCAGAAAAGTTTTCTTCGCGTCCTCCAGGAACGGGCCTTTTGCCCCGTGGGCAGTCAGGAGGAATGTTGTTCGGATTTTCGTCTCATCTGTGCCACCAACCGAGATCTGGCCGCCATGACCAGAGACGGCCTGTTTCGTGAGGACCTGTTGTACCGGCTTCGAGGCCTGAGCCTTCACCTGCCGCCCTTGCGCGAACGTGACGGAGATATTCCCCTGTTGGCCGAACATTTCCTCAACTGTTCGGTCCAGCGCTACGGCCAGGAACCCAAGGAATGTTTGCCCGAGGTGATGGAGTTGCTCTGCAGCTATCACTGGCCGGGCAATGTGCGCGAACTCTCCCAGGCCATAGAATCCGCCTTTGCCCAGGCCGTGTATTCCCCGGTTCTATTCACCCAACATCTGCCGGTCCATATTCGTACGGCCCATGCCCGGGCCAATGTCCAACGGCAGGCGCCTGTCGCTTCGCCGCCTTTTGCTGAGAGGACCTTTCTTCCCGCCTGGCGGGATGCCAAGGATGCCTTTGAACGCGACTATACCCAACGCCTCCTGCGCCACAGCGAGGGCAACGTCATGGAGGCCGGACGTCTTTCCGGACTCTCCCGCACCCGTCTGTATCAACTCATCAAAAAGTACGCCGACGCCTGA
- the yfcD gene encoding NUDIX hydrolase YfcD: MPPSNPAEEIVTIVDEQDQPIGAVARKIMRQQRLIHRASYILVFNTAGELFIQKRSKIKDFYPGYWDLAAGGVVLEGESYEESAKRELREELGIGGVKLRPLFDQYYEDASNRVWGRIFACTSNGPFTLQKEEIDYGRFIGLAEIEALNQVEPVTPDGMELLKRLPR; encoded by the coding sequence ATGCCCCCCTCCAATCCGGCCGAGGAGATCGTGACCATCGTCGATGAGCAGGACCAGCCCATCGGTGCGGTGGCACGTAAAATCATGCGCCAACAACGGCTCATCCATCGGGCCTCCTACATTCTGGTGTTCAACACCGCGGGCGAACTCTTTATCCAAAAACGCAGCAAAATCAAGGATTTCTATCCAGGTTACTGGGATCTGGCCGCAGGCGGGGTGGTGTTGGAGGGGGAGAGCTACGAGGAATCGGCCAAACGGGAACTGCGCGAGGAACTAGGCATCGGCGGCGTCAAACTTCGCCCGCTCTTTGACCAGTATTATGAAGATGCAAGCAACCGGGTCTGGGGGCGCATCTTCGCCTGCACCAGCAACGGTCCCTTTACCCTGCAAAAGGAAGAGATTGATTACGGTCGCTTCATCGGCCTCGCGGAAATCGAAGCCCTCAATCAAGTGGAACCGGTGACTCCGGACGGCATGGAGTTGCTCAAACGTCTGCCACGCTAA
- a CDS encoding HDOD domain-containing protein: MHVHIARQPIFDAHKKIFAYELLFRESQGLQLGELSGDRATTSLLSTAFLTEGIDKISGKRPCFINFTENLLLREIAPTFPKNKIIVEILEDVSPTLEVLAACRHLSDLGYVLALDDFVYTKNLLPLIELVNIIKIDYRLSTGDEIERMMYRLRRFSLRFLAEKIETYEEFNHAHKLGFHYFQGFFFAKPETLRITEIASNKISLINLLTEINKAQTTVDQLEAIIGADVAISFKLLRYVNSAFFHLLKEVDSIRQAIVYLGEQEIRRFVTLVIVSELAADKPTELVRLSIIRARWCELLAENSPRRESNECFLLGLFSLIDAILDKPMDQVVAMLPLSDQIKEALTRGQGPCAPFLQTMLSYEQGKSKECLQLLRLIKVDPDKVYDFYLEAVQFSSIVD; encoded by the coding sequence ATGCATGTTCATATAGCCCGGCAACCCATCTTTGATGCCCACAAAAAAATTTTTGCCTACGAGTTGCTCTTTCGCGAGTCCCAGGGGCTGCAGCTGGGGGAACTGAGCGGCGACCGCGCCACCACCAGCCTGCTCTCCACCGCCTTTCTCACCGAAGGGATCGACAAAATATCCGGCAAGCGTCCCTGTTTCATCAACTTCACCGAAAATCTTCTCCTCCGGGAGATTGCCCCCACCTTTCCCAAAAACAAGATCATCGTCGAAATTCTCGAGGACGTCTCGCCCACTCTCGAGGTCCTTGCCGCCTGCAGACATCTCTCCGACCTGGGCTATGTTCTCGCGTTGGATGATTTTGTCTATACAAAAAACCTGCTGCCGCTGATCGAGCTGGTCAATATCATCAAAATCGACTATCGCCTCTCAACAGGCGATGAGATCGAGCGGATGATGTACCGACTCAGAAGGTTCAGCCTCCGCTTTCTGGCCGAAAAGATAGAGACCTACGAGGAATTCAATCACGCCCACAAGCTTGGGTTTCATTACTTCCAGGGATTTTTTTTCGCAAAACCCGAAACCCTGCGTATCACCGAAATTGCCTCCAACAAGATCAGCCTGATCAATCTGCTCACGGAGATCAACAAGGCACAGACCACCGTGGACCAGCTTGAAGCCATCATCGGGGCCGATGTCGCCATCTCCTTCAAACTACTTCGCTATGTCAACTCCGCCTTCTTCCATCTGCTCAAGGAAGTCGACTCCATTCGCCAGGCCATCGTCTACTTAGGCGAACAGGAAATTCGCCGTTTCGTGACCCTGGTGATCGTTTCCGAACTGGCTGCGGACAAGCCGACCGAACTGGTCCGGCTGTCGATCATTCGCGCCCGCTGGTGTGAACTGCTGGCGGAAAACAGCCCGCGCAGGGAGAGCAATGAATGCTTTCTTCTTGGCCTTTTTTCGCTCATCGATGCCATCCTCGACAAACCCATGGATCAGGTGGTGGCCATGCTGCCTCTTTCCGATCAAATCAAGGAAGCACTCACCCGAGGGCAAGGTCCCTGCGCCCCCTTTCTCCAGACCATGCTCAGCTACGAACAGGGCAAATCCAAGGAGTGCCTCCAGCTTCTGCGGCTGATCAAGGTCGATCCGGACAAGGTCTATGATTTTTACCTGGAAGCGGTGCAGTTCTCCTCAATCGTCGATTGA
- a CDS encoding bifunctional (p)ppGpp synthetase/guanosine-3',5'-bis(diphosphate) 3'-pyrophosphohydrolase, protein MSDIKPLHSLASGYLSGVDLTPLQTAWEFIQERHAGQFYATGDPYIDHLLAVGSTLASMRLDLDTIVAGLLHGTLKEHVATLEELHKKFGLKVANIVDGATRITNVRYDSHLAHEAENIRKLLLAMGADIRVLLVKLADRLQDMLSLDAVGEDERRTKARETMDLYAPLASRIGIEWLKRELEDLAFRYLLPVEYADLAAHMESSLAERQGYVDEVITILHQKLKAAKIVPVRIIGRPKHLYSIYKKLVAQRIPLERVYDKVAFRIIVRSVKECYQALGTVHADWTPVPGRIKDWISAPKSNNYQSLHTTVSGPHDQFIEIQIRTEEMDRVAQEGVAAHWAYKEGQKITSGDARLFKELKRLVQSLQEVEDPSEFMESVRGELFEPDVFALTPTGEVRELPHGSTPIDFAYSIHSEVGDTCVGAKVNGQIVQLKHKLQSGDIVEILTQKNQHPRRAWLQLVKTSRARTRIRQYLRREERERSLKLGREICERELKKYDANLRGLLKSGHLRLLLKNLNCHTLDDMLIRVGSGSITVPHLLRTLQPEEFREAEEKRRIAEMVERAKRATEAAKNVPQARTAIDIDGVDGMLIKISQCCHPIPGDAIIGFITTGSGVSVHKADCQNLQATDPARWLDVSWAGTRNSTYRAGLLIRSENRKNLLADISGTISADDADIVELNARTTVENFAELDVLIEVANLAQLQRLQQHLLQMPEVMEVRRK, encoded by the coding sequence ATGTCGGATATCAAACCTTTACACTCTCTGGCCTCAGGGTACCTCAGCGGCGTTGATCTGACGCCGCTCCAGACGGCCTGGGAGTTTATTCAAGAGCGACACGCCGGTCAGTTTTATGCGACCGGCGATCCCTATATCGACCATCTCCTGGCCGTCGGTTCGACCCTGGCCTCGATGCGTCTGGACCTTGACACCATTGTCGCCGGATTGCTCCACGGCACGCTCAAAGAGCATGTGGCCACCTTGGAGGAACTGCACAAGAAGTTCGGTCTGAAGGTGGCCAACATCGTCGACGGCGCCACCAGGATCACCAACGTCCGCTATGACTCGCACCTGGCCCATGAGGCGGAAAACATCCGCAAGCTGCTGCTGGCTATGGGCGCGGATATTCGAGTGCTCTTGGTCAAGCTGGCCGACCGCCTCCAGGATATGCTCAGCCTGGATGCGGTGGGCGAGGATGAGCGACGGACCAAGGCGCGGGAGACCATGGATCTCTATGCGCCGCTGGCCAGCCGCATCGGTATCGAGTGGCTCAAACGCGAACTGGAGGATTTGGCCTTCCGCTACCTGCTTCCGGTCGAGTACGCCGATCTCGCAGCCCACATGGAATCATCCCTGGCCGAGCGTCAGGGCTATGTGGACGAGGTGATCACCATCCTCCATCAGAAACTCAAGGCCGCCAAGATCGTGCCGGTGCGGATCATCGGCCGTCCCAAGCATCTCTATTCCATCTACAAAAAATTGGTGGCCCAGCGTATTCCTCTGGAGCGGGTCTACGACAAGGTCGCCTTTCGCATCATTGTCCGCTCGGTCAAGGAGTGCTACCAGGCGCTGGGAACGGTCCATGCCGACTGGACCCCGGTTCCCGGCCGGATCAAGGACTGGATCAGCGCACCCAAGTCCAACAACTATCAGTCGCTCCATACCACAGTCTCCGGTCCCCACGACCAGTTTATCGAGATTCAGATCCGCACCGAGGAGATGGACCGGGTGGCGCAGGAAGGTGTTGCCGCCCACTGGGCCTACAAGGAGGGGCAGAAGATCACCAGCGGTGATGCCCGCCTGTTCAAGGAACTCAAACGGCTGGTGCAGTCGCTGCAGGAGGTCGAGGATCCGAGCGAGTTCATGGAGTCGGTGCGGGGTGAGCTGTTCGAGCCCGATGTCTTTGCCCTGACGCCCACCGGCGAGGTGCGCGAATTGCCACACGGCAGCACCCCGATCGATTTTGCCTACTCGATTCATTCCGAGGTGGGCGATACCTGCGTCGGCGCCAAGGTCAACGGGCAGATCGTCCAGCTCAAGCACAAGCTGCAGAGCGGCGATATCGTCGAGATCCTCACCCAGAAAAATCAGCATCCCCGCCGCGCCTGGCTGCAGCTGGTCAAGACCAGCCGGGCCCGCACCCGCATTCGTCAGTACCTCCGCCGCGAGGAAAGGGAACGCTCGCTTAAGCTGGGCCGGGAGATCTGCGAGCGGGAACTGAAGAAGTACGATGCCAACCTGCGCGGCCTGTTGAAGAGTGGCCATCTCAGACTGCTGTTGAAGAACCTCAACTGCCACACCCTGGACGACATGCTCATTCGCGTGGGCAGCGGGTCGATCACCGTGCCCCACCTGCTGCGCACCCTGCAGCCCGAGGAGTTCCGTGAGGCCGAGGAAAAACGGCGTATCGCGGAAATGGTCGAGCGCGCCAAGCGGGCCACCGAGGCGGCGAAAAACGTCCCGCAGGCCAGAACCGCCATCGATATCGACGGGGTCGACGGTATGCTGATCAAGATCAGCCAGTGTTGCCATCCCATTCCCGGTGACGCCATCATCGGTTTCATCACCACCGGTTCCGGGGTCTCGGTGCACAAGGCCGACTGTCAGAATCTGCAGGCCACGGATCCGGCGCGCTGGCTCGACGTTTCCTGGGCTGGCACACGGAATAGCACCTACCGTGCGGGGCTTTTGATTCGTTCGGAGAATCGCAAGAATCTCCTGGCCGATATCAGCGGTACCATCAGCGCCGATGACGCCGATATCGTCGAACTCAATGCCCGCACCACGGTGGAAAATTTTGCCGAGCTCGATGTACTCATCGAGGTGGCGAACCTGGCGCAGCTCCAGCGATTGCAGCAGCACCTTCTGCAGATGCCCGAGGTCATGGAAGTCCGCCGCAAGTAG